One segment of Ancylothrix sp. D3o DNA contains the following:
- a CDS encoding aminotransferase class IV: protein MYWYTGQLINSNKIELPINDPALLYGATIFTTMRTYQNNLNHPHTNWKSHQKRLQTSLETLDWPQPDWQQIEKGLQTLIPHWPVLRITIFADKRELITGRQIPPDLENRATKGITAWLSQNPNHSRTLPNHKTGNYLSAWLALQTAQKNNASEAILTDSQGNWLETSTGNLWGWKNNQWHTPPDTAGILPGVAKQQLLNWLKMPPDTQPWTPELVCQFETLAYTNCVVELIPIHTVLTPTGPLSYNPQHPATHALKKYWLGS, encoded by the coding sequence ATGTATTGGTACACCGGCCAACTCATCAACAGCAACAAAATAGAACTCCCAATCAACGATCCAGCCCTACTTTATGGAGCAACAATTTTCACCACAATGCGAACTTATCAAAACAACCTAAACCACCCCCACACCAACTGGAAAAGCCACCAAAAACGCCTCCAAACAAGCCTAGAAACCCTAGACTGGCCGCAACCCGACTGGCAACAAATTGAAAAAGGACTACAAACCCTCATCCCCCACTGGCCGGTTCTCAGAATCACCATTTTTGCCGACAAACGAGAACTGATCACCGGCCGGCAGATACCCCCAGACCTGGAAAACCGCGCCACAAAAGGAATCACCGCATGGCTAAGCCAAAACCCCAACCACAGCCGCACCCTACCCAACCACAAAACCGGCAACTACCTAAGCGCATGGTTAGCCTTACAAACCGCCCAAAAAAATAACGCCAGTGAAGCCATCCTCACCGACAGCCAAGGAAACTGGCTAGAAACCAGCACCGGCAACCTTTGGGGATGGAAAAACAACCAATGGCACACCCCACCAGACACCGCCGGCATCCTACCCGGAGTAGCCAAACAACAACTCCTCAACTGGCTAAAAATGCCCCCAGACACTCAACCCTGGACACCCGAACTTGTCTGTCAATTTGAAACCCTAGCCTACACAAACTGCGTCGTCGAACTCATCCCTATCCACACCGTCCTCACCCCAACCGGCCCCCTTAGCTACAACCCCCAACATCCCGCAACCCACGCACTCAAAAAATATTGGTTGGGATCTTAG
- a CDS encoding M48 family metallopeptidase: MTSLGKEKEYEISRRKQIERKQKMMAIISVISFGGSMVFGMGQLFSSAWKQPNTAVNNGVAVEQESPLVAEARGYELVLEREPNNQVALEGLVNVRLKMGEPDKAVVSLEKLIQLNPGRQDYKTLLEEVKKRTKQSK; this comes from the coding sequence ATGACTTCTCTGGGAAAAGAAAAAGAGTATGAAATAAGTCGCCGCAAGCAAATTGAACGCAAACAAAAGATGATGGCGATAATATCTGTTATATCTTTTGGTGGCAGTATGGTTTTTGGGATGGGGCAACTTTTTAGCAGTGCTTGGAAACAACCAAATACGGCTGTAAATAATGGGGTAGCGGTGGAACAAGAATCTCCGTTAGTGGCTGAGGCGCGAGGTTATGAATTGGTTTTAGAAAGAGAGCCAAATAATCAAGTGGCGCTTGAAGGTTTGGTGAATGTTCGGCTGAAAATGGGTGAGCCAGATAAAGCTGTGGTATCTTTAGAAAAGTTGATTCAGTTAAATCCGGGGCGGCAAGATTATAAAACTTTGTTGGAGGAAGTGAAGAAGAGAACCAAGCAAAGCAAGTAA
- a CDS encoding Uma2 family endonuclease produces MTIAQTSEQTPAAEEKLEGYIPPPTDLIFDDGEPLESNRHRIAMNLLIRSLKHAWSERNDFYTGGNMFIYYSSNQARNRNFRGPDFFVVLDTDGTRERQGWVVWEEDGRYPDVIVELMSKSTANEDTGPKKDIYERIFHTSDYFVYHPFQPQSLQGWHLNAQQQYQPLQPNEHGWLWCEKLGFWLGIWEATLERETAPWLRFFDPQGNLILLPEEAAQIEAQQAQIEAQQAQIEAQQAQIEAQQAQQRATELEALLNRYKQQFGELPE; encoded by the coding sequence ATGACCATCGCCCAGACATCTGAACAAACACCCGCAGCAGAGGAAAAATTAGAAGGTTATATCCCCCCACCGACAGATTTAATCTTTGACGACGGAGAACCCTTGGAAAGCAACAGACACCGCATTGCAATGAACCTCCTCATCCGCTCCTTAAAACACGCATGGAGCGAGCGCAATGATTTTTACACCGGCGGTAATATGTTCATATATTACAGCAGTAATCAAGCGCGTAACCGCAACTTCCGAGGGCCAGATTTTTTTGTTGTCTTAGACACCGACGGAACCAGAGAAAGGCAAGGCTGGGTTGTCTGGGAAGAAGACGGACGCTACCCAGATGTTATTGTTGAATTAATGTCTAAAAGCACCGCAAACGAAGACACCGGCCCAAAAAAAGACATTTACGAGCGAATTTTCCACACATCCGACTACTTTGTTTACCACCCATTCCAACCCCAATCTTTACAAGGATGGCATTTAAACGCTCAACAGCAATATCAACCCCTACAACCAAACGAACACGGCTGGCTTTGGTGTGAAAAACTAGGCTTTTGGTTAGGCATTTGGGAAGCCACCCTCGAACGAGAAACCGCTCCCTGGTTACGCTTTTTCGACCCACAAGGCAACCTCATCCTATTACCCGAAGAGGCAGCCCAAATAGAAGCCCAACAAGCCCAAATAGAAGCCCAACAAGCCCAAATAGAAGCCCAACAAGCCCAAATAGAAGCCCAACAAGCTCAACAAAGAGCCACTGAACTAGAAGCCTTACTCAACAGGTATAAACAACAATTTGGCGAACTGCCAGAATAA
- a CDS encoding FkbM family methyltransferase gives MTHFFLHNSFRNGDVILTRCLIQAVRSSFPDVEITLECLEECAYLWEDLELPVVTYQGSQYKGLSPTPNCSKDAVFLNIGFGVFEDILALYGISYQNNVLTLNRQLFHYKLHHLYCLPTSSTTPRIAFFGGCEVNIEVKPNSILVENGETFSGQNYFYLNEHLKQIASEFPTLNFYCAAKPATSAANIFDCSELNLIELSKLGDKCSGFLMKGSAVNAATQTETNRYKPRCIVGWDLPVKVWSNEDNPVVYAEKYAELQNFLQQFIEGKNQVNNEEIGGYLSSEIREQEKIGSKPSLLYYQTPIGNYYLPADATYNVIHNHIKAGLVFEGEVLETAHKYITRNSTVLDIGANFGQMSLLFSQFVGKEGQVYSFEADDYVFSILKKNIAANKCRNIQAYNKTVYDKTGSLMFYPVPDFQRFGSYPIAPNRTEARTVETITIDSLNIQTPISFMKVDVQGSDLFVMRGAIETIKQHKMPIIFEFEEQFQDEFKTSFQDYINLIELIGYKVAETINKINFLIVPDDRTIFATTGTPFPSNYSRLEKQLNKQFSTGEEVSIPPTFCKFLKSKGEIYACTEYLHKKGYVSHNVVCKDWDLAHIIHDLSDGNFLDMGSSDSYILKNAVLKNIKGKKYGIDLQPPDVPVEGVKYIIGDLMNTGLPSNYFSNITCLSVIEHQVDFEKFAAEVSRILSFGGKLYLTFDYWNPKVTPAVKLYDLSWNILDETAVKILIEECEKKNLYLVEEVDWSLGEAIIRKGYYSPDPTVSYTFGMLVFQKKL, from the coding sequence ATGACACATTTTTTCCTTCATAACAGTTTTCGCAACGGGGATGTAATCTTGACGAGATGTCTCATTCAAGCTGTCAGATCAAGTTTTCCTGATGTGGAAATTACCCTGGAGTGTCTGGAAGAATGTGCTTACTTGTGGGAAGATTTAGAATTGCCGGTGGTAACTTATCAAGGCAGCCAATATAAGGGTTTATCTCCAACCCCTAATTGTTCTAAAGATGCCGTTTTTCTTAATATCGGTTTTGGAGTTTTTGAGGATATTTTGGCACTATATGGGATAAGTTATCAAAATAACGTTCTCACTTTAAACCGGCAGCTATTCCATTACAAATTGCATCACCTTTATTGCTTACCAACATCTAGTACCACACCAAGGATTGCTTTTTTTGGAGGTTGTGAAGTCAATATAGAAGTTAAACCCAATAGCATTTTGGTGGAAAACGGAGAAACTTTTTCCGGTCAAAATTACTTTTATCTTAATGAGCATTTAAAGCAAATTGCCTCAGAGTTTCCTACATTAAATTTTTACTGTGCGGCAAAACCGGCAACCAGTGCTGCTAATATTTTCGATTGCAGTGAATTAAATTTGATAGAATTATCTAAGTTGGGCGATAAATGCTCAGGGTTTTTGATGAAAGGTAGTGCGGTAAATGCAGCAACCCAAACCGAGACTAATCGTTATAAACCTCGTTGTATTGTGGGTTGGGATTTGCCGGTGAAGGTTTGGAGTAATGAAGATAATCCAGTAGTGTATGCAGAAAAGTATGCTGAATTACAAAATTTTTTACAACAGTTTATAGAAGGTAAAAATCAGGTAAACAATGAAGAAATAGGAGGGTATTTAAGCTCAGAAATACGAGAGCAGGAAAAAATAGGATCTAAACCTTCTTTATTGTATTATCAAACTCCTATTGGGAATTACTATTTGCCGGCAGATGCCACCTATAATGTAATTCATAATCATATAAAAGCCGGCCTTGTTTTTGAAGGAGAGGTGCTAGAAACTGCCCACAAATACATAACAAGAAATTCAACGGTTCTTGATATAGGGGCAAATTTTGGTCAAATGTCTTTATTGTTTTCCCAATTTGTCGGAAAAGAGGGACAAGTGTATTCTTTTGAGGCTGATGATTATGTATTTAGCATTTTGAAAAAAAATATTGCTGCCAATAAGTGCCGCAATATTCAAGCTTACAATAAAACAGTTTATGATAAAACCGGCAGCCTGATGTTTTACCCGGTTCCTGATTTCCAGAGATTTGGTTCCTATCCTATAGCTCCCAATCGAACAGAAGCCCGAACTGTAGAAACAATTACAATTGATAGCTTGAATATTCAGACACCCATAAGTTTTATGAAAGTGGATGTCCAAGGCAGCGATTTATTTGTCATGCGTGGTGCTATTGAGACGATTAAACAGCACAAGATGCCAATAATTTTTGAATTTGAAGAGCAGTTTCAAGATGAATTTAAAACATCTTTCCAAGATTATATTAACTTGATCGAGCTAATCGGTTATAAAGTTGCAGAAACAATTAATAAAATCAATTTTTTAATAGTTCCCGATGATAGAACAATATTTGCTACAACCGGCACACCCTTCCCCTCCAATTACTCTAGGCTCGAAAAACAGCTAAATAAACAGTTTTCAACGGGAGAAGAAGTTTCTATACCGCCTACTTTTTGCAAATTTTTGAAATCGAAAGGAGAAATCTATGCCTGTACCGAATATTTGCATAAAAAAGGCTATGTTTCTCATAACGTAGTCTGTAAAGATTGGGATTTAGCACATATTATCCATGATCTATCAGACGGTAACTTTTTAGATATGGGAAGTTCCGATTCCTACATTTTGAAAAATGCTGTTTTGAAAAATATCAAAGGGAAAAAATATGGCATTGATCTCCAACCTCCTGATGTGCCGGTAGAGGGAGTTAAGTATATCATTGGCGACTTAATGAATACGGGTTTACCAAGTAATTATTTCAGTAATATTACTTGTCTTTCTGTCATAGAACACCAAGTTGACTTTGAAAAATTTGCCGCAGAAGTTTCTCGAATTTTAAGCTTTGGGGGCAAGTTGTATTTGACATTTGATTACTGGAATCCCAAAGTAACACCGGCAGTTAAACTTTATGATTTATCGTGGAATATCCTTGATGAAACCGCTGTTAAAATTTTAATTGAAGAATGCGAGAAAAAAAATCTATATCTGGTTGAAGAAGTAGACTGGTCTTTAGGAGAAGCCATTATCAGAAAAGGTTATTATTCTCCTGATCCAACTGTGAGCTATACTTTTGGAATGCTGGTATTTCAGAAAAAGCTATGA
- the gmk gene encoding guanylate kinase, producing MEIGKLIVLTGPSGVGKGTLLRALRRRHPELYVSISVTTRTPREGEVNGKHYYFIDRKQFDNLVAAGDLLEWAEFAGNCYGTLKSQVESHINKGDWVILEIELEGARQIKQTFPEALRIFILPPTFDELEKRIRARGQDTEEAIFRRLERAKEEIAAAGEFDLQIVNDDLEGTLEHIEGALFVPVGC from the coding sequence ATGGAAATCGGTAAGTTAATTGTTTTGACAGGGCCAAGTGGGGTAGGCAAGGGGACGTTGTTGAGAGCGTTACGTCGGCGTCATCCTGAGTTATATGTTTCGATATCTGTCACGACTCGTACTCCTCGTGAGGGGGAGGTTAATGGCAAACACTATTATTTTATTGACCGTAAGCAGTTTGATAATTTGGTGGCGGCTGGTGATTTGCTAGAGTGGGCTGAGTTTGCCGGCAATTGTTATGGCACTCTCAAAAGTCAGGTAGAATCTCACATTAATAAAGGTGATTGGGTAATTTTAGAAATTGAGTTAGAAGGTGCAAGACAAATTAAACAGACGTTCCCTGAAGCCCTACGGATTTTTATTTTGCCTCCTACTTTTGATGAGTTAGAAAAACGCATTCGCGCTCGCGGTCAAGATACGGAAGAGGCAATTTTTAGACGTTTGGAACGGGCAAAAGAAGAAATTGCGGCAGCGGGTGAATTTGATTTGCAAATTGTTAATGATGATTTAGAGGGCACTTTAGAACACATTGAGGGGGCGTTGTTTGTGCCGGTGGGTTGTTGA
- a CDS encoding class I SAM-dependent methyltransferase: MHLIHRKTCRVCGSPALTHVINLGEQYLQGSFIKPGKEEPPTRKISTTLVRCDPTIDEKACGLLQMEHTVPPEVLYSAYWYRSGTNQTMRNHLRSITEEAVILIGKTKARVLDIGCNDGTLLKCYPSDYIKFGVDPSDVAQEIGGDITAIQDIFPSEELLKVLEGEKFDIITSIAMFYDLEDPVNFCKEIKRVLAEDGIWIFEMSYMPSMLKMNSYDTICHEHLEYYSLAVLEYLLKKADLKIVDAVENDINGGSIRCYATHVDNFAFKNKEAIQRIKQLRQEEFDMELDTDKPYRNFQDRINVHKEQLTYLLKKLKKEGKTIHIYGASTKGNTILQWCGIDNRLIDFAAERNPDKYGAYTLGTDIPIISEADSRAKKPDYYLVLPWHFKEEFVKREEETLRNGTGLIFPLPTIEVIKY, from the coding sequence ATGCACTTAATTCATCGCAAAACCTGTCGTGTCTGTGGTTCTCCTGCTCTCACTCATGTGATTAACTTAGGCGAGCAATACCTGCAAGGTTCCTTCATAAAACCAGGAAAAGAAGAGCCACCAACGCGCAAAATTTCCACAACTCTTGTCCGTTGTGACCCCACAATTGATGAGAAAGCTTGCGGTTTGCTGCAAATGGAACACACCGTTCCACCGGAGGTTTTGTATTCTGCTTATTGGTATCGCTCTGGGACAAACCAGACGATGAGGAATCATTTGCGCTCCATTACAGAAGAAGCAGTTATTTTAATTGGAAAAACCAAAGCACGGGTGTTAGATATTGGCTGTAATGATGGCACTTTGCTGAAATGTTACCCATCAGATTATATAAAATTTGGCGTTGATCCTTCCGATGTGGCTCAAGAAATTGGGGGTGATATTACGGCGATTCAAGATATTTTTCCCTCCGAAGAATTGTTGAAAGTTTTGGAAGGCGAAAAATTTGATATCATAACATCCATCGCCATGTTTTATGATTTGGAAGATCCTGTCAATTTTTGCAAAGAAATCAAAAGAGTGCTGGCAGAAGATGGAATTTGGATTTTTGAAATGTCCTATATGCCATCAATGCTAAAAATGAATTCCTATGACACTATTTGCCACGAGCATTTAGAGTATTATAGTTTGGCAGTGCTGGAATATCTGCTTAAAAAAGCCGACTTAAAAATAGTGGATGCGGTGGAAAATGATATCAACGGCGGTAGTATTCGCTGTTATGCGACTCACGTTGATAATTTTGCTTTTAAAAACAAAGAAGCAATCCAGCGTATCAAACAGTTGCGACAAGAAGAGTTTGATATGGAATTGGATACGGATAAACCTTACAGGAATTTTCAAGATCGTATTAATGTCCATAAAGAGCAACTAACTTATCTACTCAAAAAGTTAAAAAAAGAAGGAAAAACTATACATATTTATGGTGCTTCAACAAAAGGTAATACCATTTTACAATGGTGCGGAATTGATAACCGACTTATCGATTTTGCTGCAGAAAGGAATCCAGATAAATATGGCGCTTATACGCTAGGAACGGATATTCCAATTATCAGCGAAGCTGATTCGAGAGCAAAAAAACCGGACTATTATTTAGTTTTGCCTTGGCATTTTAAAGAAGAATTTGTCAAGCGCGAAGAAGAAACATTGAGAAATGGTACCGGCTTAATTTTTCCTTTGCCTACTATTGAAGTGATAAAATATTAA
- a CDS encoding FAD-binding domain-containing protein: MERLRSDLKDREEVSVYLQQEFPFLDEPGSLSPFVGGRKAGLARLDQFNIEKYGKERNFLNGEVARLSPYISRGCLELEELRQWALKYPMSKSVESFVSELAWRAFFHLVYDEEGEGVLQDLEKAKVSLDKHERVMPEDIVRGETGLPSMDTFIGMLKETGYLHNHARMYLASYVVHFRKVHWRAGADWFYGLLIDGDFSSNHLSWQWVASTFSNKPYYFNRENLERYAGPVLPGDPRNNDPFDFSYEELAERLFGGEFQPEPKRASGRY, translated from the coding sequence ATGGAGCGGTTACGGTCTGATTTAAAGGATAGGGAAGAGGTTTCGGTGTATTTACAACAGGAGTTTCCTTTTTTGGATGAGCCTGGATCTCTTTCTCCTTTTGTAGGGGGAAGGAAGGCCGGTTTGGCACGTTTGGATCAGTTTAATATTGAGAAGTATGGCAAGGAACGTAATTTTTTGAATGGGGAGGTGGCTCGTCTTTCGCCTTATATTAGTCGGGGTTGTTTGGAGTTGGAGGAGTTGCGGCAGTGGGCTTTAAAATATCCGATGTCTAAGTCGGTGGAAAGTTTTGTTTCGGAGTTGGCTTGGCGGGCTTTTTTTCATTTGGTTTATGATGAGGAGGGTGAGGGTGTTTTGCAGGATTTGGAAAAGGCGAAGGTTTCTCTGGATAAGCATGAACGGGTGATGCCAGAGGATATTGTGCGGGGCGAAACCGGCCTGCCTTCTATGGATACTTTTATTGGGATGTTGAAGGAAACGGGTTATTTACATAATCATGCTCGGATGTATTTGGCAAGTTATGTTGTACATTTTCGTAAGGTTCATTGGCGGGCCGGTGCTGATTGGTTTTATGGGTTGTTGATTGATGGGGATTTTTCTAGTAATCATTTGTCTTGGCAGTGGGTGGCTTCGACTTTTTCTAATAAGCCTTATTATTTTAATCGGGAAAATTTAGAGCGTTATGCGGGGCCGGTTTTACCTGGTGATCCTCGTAATAATGACCCGTTTGATTTTTCTTATGAGGAGTTGGCTGAGCGTTTGTTTGGGGGAGAGTTTCAACCGGAACCTAAACGCGCTAGTGGCCGGTATTAG
- a CDS encoding NFACT family protein codes for MQPVDFTTLTAVCSELRSLWLPARLEQVYQRDRHTIVTSLRTLKGRGWLEISCHPQAARLCAGNPPPRVPDTFTFSQQLRHQLGGLALVAIESIASWERILDLQFARRPGDPILWHLYVEVMGKRSNIILCNQENLIVTAAHQVNEQQSSVRPILTGQPYELPPALTDTIPSLDEAFERWKERITLIPGPVVRQLLKNYRGLSSSLVREMCNAAGIDPETPTNQLREEKYEQLVGFWQKWLQALEQKEFQPVMTEQGYSVLGWVEGKSFASVNELLNEYYTGQLNLQEFKQLRHQLSQKLSNLLQKLHVKANGFKQRLEQAADADKHRQDADLLMANLQVWQPGMKEIILPDFETGLPVKIAVEPDKNAVQNAQALYRRHQKLKRARLAVEPLLAEVQAEIDYLEQVDSALAAIETYQEATDLQALEEIRDELISGGYLEATQYRSPTQTQGADFYRYQSPGGFELLIGRNNRQNDQLSFRLAGDYDLWFHTQEIAGSHTLLRVTPGAVADQADLQFAADMTAYYSKGRLSEQVPVVYTEPKFVYKPKGAKPGMVVYKHERIVWGRPQKGLQYLSQLAEKTNQVL; via the coding sequence GTGCAACCTGTTGATTTTACGACTTTAACTGCGGTGTGTTCAGAGTTGCGTTCTTTGTGGCTACCGGCCCGTTTAGAACAAGTGTACCAGCGCGACCGGCACACCATCGTCACAAGCCTCCGCACTCTCAAAGGTCGCGGATGGCTAGAAATATCTTGCCATCCCCAAGCCGCTCGCCTGTGCGCCGGCAACCCTCCGCCTCGCGTTCCCGATACGTTTACGTTTTCCCAACAGCTACGTCACCAACTCGGCGGTTTAGCCTTGGTAGCTATCGAGAGCATTGCCTCTTGGGAGAGGATATTAGATTTGCAATTTGCCCGCCGGCCTGGGGACCCGATTTTATGGCATCTGTATGTGGAAGTTATGGGCAAACGCAGTAACATCATTCTCTGTAACCAAGAGAACCTCATTGTTACGGCTGCTCACCAAGTTAATGAACAACAATCAAGTGTGCGTCCAATTTTAACCGGCCAGCCTTACGAACTTCCCCCAGCGCTGACAGATACGATACCGAGTTTAGACGAGGCTTTTGAACGCTGGAAAGAACGCATTACCTTGATTCCTGGGCCGGTGGTGCGGCAGTTGCTAAAAAATTATCGTGGTTTAAGTTCGTCTTTGGTGCGGGAAATGTGCAACGCTGCCGGTATTGACCCGGAAACCCCCACCAACCAGCTTAGGGAGGAAAAATACGAGCAATTGGTCGGCTTTTGGCAAAAATGGTTACAAGCCCTTGAGCAGAAAGAGTTTCAGCCAGTTATGACTGAACAAGGTTACTCGGTGTTGGGTTGGGTGGAGGGAAAATCTTTCGCTTCGGTGAATGAATTGCTCAACGAATATTACACCGGCCAGTTAAACTTGCAGGAATTCAAACAACTGCGTCATCAGTTAAGCCAAAAGTTAAGTAATTTATTGCAAAAACTCCACGTCAAAGCCAATGGTTTTAAACAACGCCTCGAACAAGCAGCGGATGCTGACAAACACCGGCAGGATGCAGACTTGCTGATGGCAAATTTGCAAGTATGGCAACCAGGAATGAAGGAAATTATTTTGCCAGACTTTGAAACCGGCTTGCCTGTCAAAATTGCTGTGGAACCCGACAAAAATGCGGTGCAAAATGCCCAAGCTTTGTATCGCCGGCACCAAAAACTAAAACGTGCTCGTTTAGCCGTTGAGCCCCTTTTGGCAGAAGTGCAAGCGGAAATCGATTATCTCGAACAAGTAGACTCGGCGCTGGCTGCCATTGAGACTTACCAGGAGGCGACGGATCTCCAAGCTTTAGAAGAAATACGAGACGAGTTAATTTCGGGCGGATATCTCGAAGCTACGCAATATCGTTCTCCAACCCAAACCCAAGGCGCTGATTTTTATCGTTACCAAAGTCCGGGGGGGTTTGAATTACTGATTGGCCGAAATAACCGTCAAAATGACCAACTGAGTTTTCGTCTGGCCGGTGATTATGATTTGTGGTTTCATACTCAAGAAATTGCCGGTTCCCATACTTTGCTGCGGGTGACTCCGGGGGCTGTTGCAGATCAGGCTGATTTGCAGTTTGCCGCCGATATGACGGCTTATTATAGTAAGGGCCGGTTGAGCGAACAAGTGCCGGTGGTCTATACCGAACCTAAATTTGTGTATAAACCGAAAGGTGCTAAACCGGGAATGGTGGTGTACAAACACGAGCGAATTGTCTGGGGTCGCCCTCAGAAAGGGTTACAGTACCTCAGCCAGCTTGCCGAAAAAACTAATCAAGTTTTGTAA
- the remA gene encoding extracellular matrix/biofilm regulator RemA has protein sequence MDNHIQLINIGFGNIVSAHRVIAIVSPESAPIKRIISDARERGQLIDATYGRRTRAVIIMDSSHVILSAIQPETVANRFVISKDGQTVS, from the coding sequence ATGGACAATCATATTCAATTGATTAATATTGGCTTTGGCAATATCGTATCGGCTCACCGGGTGATTGCGATTGTCAGTCCAGAGTCTGCTCCTATTAAGCGGATCATTAGTGATGCACGAGAGCGAGGTCAGCTTATTGATGCTACCTACGGGCGGCGGACACGAGCGGTTATTATTATGGATTCGAGTCATGTGATTTTGTCGGCTATTCAGCCTGAAACAGTGGCTAACCGCTTTGTTATTAGCAAGGATGGACAAACGGTGAGTTAG